From Nerophis ophidion isolate RoL-2023_Sa linkage group LG15, RoL_Noph_v1.0, whole genome shotgun sequence, one genomic window encodes:
- the zgc:92594 gene encoding E3 ubiquitin/ISG15 ligase TRIM25 isoform X2, whose amino-acid sequence MKRTYKRGNAVIKLAANQKKSTSASGPVKIKAGPWTLDLHCKWIAGLGPKVAADVPPPPPPPSAPPPDMASGHQVHSTVLQEELTCPVCLDVYRDPLLLPCGHNFCRKCLDRLRQETERSRFRCPECRDSHSCSMHLQRNFKLGNIADDFRSSNTAAAAKECVTWTGPKGSVPCDYCLPPASTASSSSSSASPEKGDMQEGGFGVAVKMCLKCEVSMCQEHVKPHLELPVFRDHLLTETICDFWKRKCPDHDEFYRYYCVDDKVFVCNSCTIEGRHQEHAVRTMKNTMKDMKESLHKQLGKVVRKQALAKKRLQEQNQKDRQREKFLQDSEEHLAALRETLEGKVLGFMGRLMECTRTFCDANGTAISKNISRIHQDLDRLQEAQSGIQDLLQEKDPFCFIEASQTTGRRCTSLLRKNIFYPKYVDTETAIVSVMMEEEMRKFVEVTLRREIMAAINSICQLPEEEEGEQTQNEEVTRETDDDDDDDDDVDDDEDDVLDDSSEEMSEEEEHSEGHDGSDSEEDVYIPEDDDDDDDDDYEDVEEEDEENEMELTDIS is encoded by the exons gGGAACGCCGTCATCAAA CTCGCGGCTAACCAGAAGAAAAGCACTTCCGCTTCCGGTCCTGTCAAAATCAAAGCCGGACCTTGGACCTTGGACCTTCATTGCAAGTGGATCGCAGGACTGGGACCGAAAGTAG CAGCTgacgtgccccccccccccccccctccctccgcCCCTCCCCCCGACATGGCGTCAGGCCACCAGGTCCACTCCACCGTCCTGCAGGAGGAGCTCACCTGTCCGGTGTGCTTGGACGTCTACCGCGACCCCCTGCTGCTCCCGTGCGGCCACAACTTCTGCCGCAAGTGTCTGGATCGACTGCGGCAGGAAACGGAGCGCAGCCGCTTCCGCTGCCCGGAGTGCCGCGACAGCCACAGCTGCAGCATGCACCTGCAGAGGAACTTCAAGCTGGGCAACATCGCCGACGACTTCCGCTCCAGCAACACGGCGGCGGCCGCCAAAGAGTGCGTGACCTGGACGGGACCCAAAGGCTCCGTCCCGTGCGACTACTGCCTGCCTCCCGCCTCCACggcgtcctcctcctcctcctccgcctctCCTGAAAAGGGCGACATGCAAGAAGGCGGCTTCGGCGTGGCGGTGAAGATGTGCCTGAAGTGTGAGGTGTCCATGTGCCAGGAGCACGTCAAGCCTCACCTGGAGCTGCCCGTCTTCAGAGACCACCTGCTGACTGAAACCATCTGTGACTTCTGGAAGAGGAAGTGTCCCGACCACGACGAGTTCTACAG GTACTACTGCGTGGACGACAAGGTGTTTGTGTGCAACTCCTGCACCATCGAAGGTCGCCACCAGGAGCACGCCGTGAGGACCATGAAGAACACCATGAAGGACATGAAG GAGTCGCTACACAAGCAGCTGGGCAAGGTGGTTCGGAAGCAGGCCTTGGCCAAGAAGAGGCTGCAGGAGCAGAACCAGAAGGACAGACAGAGAGAG AAGTTCCTGCAGGACTCCGAGGAGCATCTGGCGGCGCTGCGGGAGACGCTGGAGGGCAAGGTGTTGGGCTTCATGGGCCGGCTGATGGAGTGCACGCGCACGTTCTGTGACGCTAACGGCACCGCCATCTCCAAGAACATCTCCCGCATCCACCAGGACCTGGACCGACTCCAGGAGGCGCAAAGCGGCATCCAGGACCTTCTGCAGGAGAAAGACCCCTTCTGCTTCATCGAG GCCAGCCAGACCACAGGAAGGAG GTGCACCAGCCTGCTGAGGAAGAACATCTTCTACCCCAAGTACGTGGACACGGAGACCGCCATCGTCAGCGTCATGATGGAGGAGGAGATGCGTAAGTTTGTGGAGGTCACGCTGCGGAGGGAAATCATGGCCGCCATCAACTCCATCT GTCAACTCCCCGAGGAGGAGGAAGGCGAGCAAACTCAGAACGAGGAAGTGACCAGGGAGACTGACGACgacgatgatgatgacgatgatgtcgATGACGACGAGGATGACGTCCTGGACGACAGCAGCGAGGAGATGAGCGAAGAAGAGGAGCACAGTGAAGGTCACGACGGGAGTGACTCCGAGGAAGATGTTTACATCCCTgaggacgatgatgatgatgatgatgatgattatgaagACGTGGAGGAGGAAGATGAAGAGAATGAAATGGAGCTCACCGACATCTCATGa
- the zgc:92594 gene encoding E3 ubiquitin/ISG15 ligase TRIM25 isoform X5 has protein sequence MKRTYKRGNAVIKLAANQKKSTSASGPVKIKAGPWTLDLHCKWIAGLGPKVAADVPPPPPPPSAPPPDMASGHQVHSTVLQEELTCPVCLDVYRDPLLLPCGHNFCRKCLDRLRQETERSRFRCPECRDSHSCSMHLQRNFKLGNIADDFRSSNTAAAAKECVTWTGPKGSVPCDYCLPPASTASSSSSSASPEKGDMQEGGFGVAVKMCLKCEVSMCQEHVKPHLELPVFRDHLLTETICDFWKRKCPDHDEFYRYYCVDDKVFVCNSCTIEGRHQEHAVRTMKNTMKDMKESLHKQLGKVVRKQALAKKRLQEQNQKDRQREFLQDSEEHLAALRETLEGKVLGFMGRLMECTRTFCDANGTAISKNISRIHQDLDRLQEAQSGIQDLLQEKDPFCFIEASQTTGRRCTSLLRKNIFYPKYVDTETAIVSVMMEEEMRKFVEVTLRREIMAAINSICQLPEEEEGEQTQNEEVTRETDDDDDDDDDVDDDEDDVLDDSSEEMSEEEEHSEGHDGSDSEEDVYIPEDDDDDDDDDYEDVEEEDEENEMELTDIS, from the exons gGGAACGCCGTCATCAAA CTCGCGGCTAACCAGAAGAAAAGCACTTCCGCTTCCGGTCCTGTCAAAATCAAAGCCGGACCTTGGACCTTGGACCTTCATTGCAAGTGGATCGCAGGACTGGGACCGAAAGTAG CAGCTgacgtgccccccccccccccccctccctccgcCCCTCCCCCCGACATGGCGTCAGGCCACCAGGTCCACTCCACCGTCCTGCAGGAGGAGCTCACCTGTCCGGTGTGCTTGGACGTCTACCGCGACCCCCTGCTGCTCCCGTGCGGCCACAACTTCTGCCGCAAGTGTCTGGATCGACTGCGGCAGGAAACGGAGCGCAGCCGCTTCCGCTGCCCGGAGTGCCGCGACAGCCACAGCTGCAGCATGCACCTGCAGAGGAACTTCAAGCTGGGCAACATCGCCGACGACTTCCGCTCCAGCAACACGGCGGCGGCCGCCAAAGAGTGCGTGACCTGGACGGGACCCAAAGGCTCCGTCCCGTGCGACTACTGCCTGCCTCCCGCCTCCACggcgtcctcctcctcctcctccgcctctCCTGAAAAGGGCGACATGCAAGAAGGCGGCTTCGGCGTGGCGGTGAAGATGTGCCTGAAGTGTGAGGTGTCCATGTGCCAGGAGCACGTCAAGCCTCACCTGGAGCTGCCCGTCTTCAGAGACCACCTGCTGACTGAAACCATCTGTGACTTCTGGAAGAGGAAGTGTCCCGACCACGACGAGTTCTACAG GTACTACTGCGTGGACGACAAGGTGTTTGTGTGCAACTCCTGCACCATCGAAGGTCGCCACCAGGAGCACGCCGTGAGGACCATGAAGAACACCATGAAGGACATGAAG GAGTCGCTACACAAGCAGCTGGGCAAGGTGGTTCGGAAGCAGGCCTTGGCCAAGAAGAGGCTGCAGGAGCAGAACCAGAAGGACAGACAGAGAGAG TTCCTGCAGGACTCCGAGGAGCATCTGGCGGCGCTGCGGGAGACGCTGGAGGGCAAGGTGTTGGGCTTCATGGGCCGGCTGATGGAGTGCACGCGCACGTTCTGTGACGCTAACGGCACCGCCATCTCCAAGAACATCTCCCGCATCCACCAGGACCTGGACCGACTCCAGGAGGCGCAAAGCGGCATCCAGGACCTTCTGCAGGAGAAAGACCCCTTCTGCTTCATCGAG GCCAGCCAGACCACAGGAAGGAG GTGCACCAGCCTGCTGAGGAAGAACATCTTCTACCCCAAGTACGTGGACACGGAGACCGCCATCGTCAGCGTCATGATGGAGGAGGAGATGCGTAAGTTTGTGGAGGTCACGCTGCGGAGGGAAATCATGGCCGCCATCAACTCCATCT GTCAACTCCCCGAGGAGGAGGAAGGCGAGCAAACTCAGAACGAGGAAGTGACCAGGGAGACTGACGACgacgatgatgatgacgatgatgtcgATGACGACGAGGATGACGTCCTGGACGACAGCAGCGAGGAGATGAGCGAAGAAGAGGAGCACAGTGAAGGTCACGACGGGAGTGACTCCGAGGAAGATGTTTACATCCCTgaggacgatgatgatgatgatgatgatgattatgaagACGTGGAGGAGGAAGATGAAGAGAATGAAATGGAGCTCACCGACATCTCATGa
- the zgc:92594 gene encoding E3 ubiquitin/ISG15 ligase TRIM25 isoform X3, with protein MKRTYKRGNAVIKLAANQKKSTSASGPVKIKAGPWTLDLHCKWIAGLGPKVADVPPPPPPPSAPPPDMASGHQVHSTVLQEELTCPVCLDVYRDPLLLPCGHNFCRKCLDRLRQETERSRFRCPECRDSHSCSMHLQRNFKLGNIADDFRSSNTAAAAKECVTWTGPKGSVPCDYCLPPASTASSSSSSASPEKGDMQEGGFGVAVKMCLKCEVSMCQEHVKPHLELPVFRDHLLTETICDFWKRKCPDHDEFYRYYCVDDKVFVCNSCTIEGRHQEHAVRTMKNTMKDMKQESLHKQLGKVVRKQALAKKRLQEQNQKDRQREKFLQDSEEHLAALRETLEGKVLGFMGRLMECTRTFCDANGTAISKNISRIHQDLDRLQEAQSGIQDLLQEKDPFCFIEASQTTGRRCTSLLRKNIFYPKYVDTETAIVSVMMEEEMRKFVEVTLRREIMAAINSICQLPEEEEGEQTQNEEVTRETDDDDDDDDDVDDDEDDVLDDSSEEMSEEEEHSEGHDGSDSEEDVYIPEDDDDDDDDDYEDVEEEDEENEMELTDIS; from the exons gGGAACGCCGTCATCAAA CTCGCGGCTAACCAGAAGAAAAGCACTTCCGCTTCCGGTCCTGTCAAAATCAAAGCCGGACCTTGGACCTTGGACCTTCATTGCAAGTGGATCGCAGGACTGGGACCGAAAGTAG CTgacgtgccccccccccccccccctccctccgcCCCTCCCCCCGACATGGCGTCAGGCCACCAGGTCCACTCCACCGTCCTGCAGGAGGAGCTCACCTGTCCGGTGTGCTTGGACGTCTACCGCGACCCCCTGCTGCTCCCGTGCGGCCACAACTTCTGCCGCAAGTGTCTGGATCGACTGCGGCAGGAAACGGAGCGCAGCCGCTTCCGCTGCCCGGAGTGCCGCGACAGCCACAGCTGCAGCATGCACCTGCAGAGGAACTTCAAGCTGGGCAACATCGCCGACGACTTCCGCTCCAGCAACACGGCGGCGGCCGCCAAAGAGTGCGTGACCTGGACGGGACCCAAAGGCTCCGTCCCGTGCGACTACTGCCTGCCTCCCGCCTCCACggcgtcctcctcctcctcctccgcctctCCTGAAAAGGGCGACATGCAAGAAGGCGGCTTCGGCGTGGCGGTGAAGATGTGCCTGAAGTGTGAGGTGTCCATGTGCCAGGAGCACGTCAAGCCTCACCTGGAGCTGCCCGTCTTCAGAGACCACCTGCTGACTGAAACCATCTGTGACTTCTGGAAGAGGAAGTGTCCCGACCACGACGAGTTCTACAG GTACTACTGCGTGGACGACAAGGTGTTTGTGTGCAACTCCTGCACCATCGAAGGTCGCCACCAGGAGCACGCCGTGAGGACCATGAAGAACACCATGAAGGACATGAAG CAGGAGTCGCTACACAAGCAGCTGGGCAAGGTGGTTCGGAAGCAGGCCTTGGCCAAGAAGAGGCTGCAGGAGCAGAACCAGAAGGACAGACAGAGAGAG AAGTTCCTGCAGGACTCCGAGGAGCATCTGGCGGCGCTGCGGGAGACGCTGGAGGGCAAGGTGTTGGGCTTCATGGGCCGGCTGATGGAGTGCACGCGCACGTTCTGTGACGCTAACGGCACCGCCATCTCCAAGAACATCTCCCGCATCCACCAGGACCTGGACCGACTCCAGGAGGCGCAAAGCGGCATCCAGGACCTTCTGCAGGAGAAAGACCCCTTCTGCTTCATCGAG GCCAGCCAGACCACAGGAAGGAG GTGCACCAGCCTGCTGAGGAAGAACATCTTCTACCCCAAGTACGTGGACACGGAGACCGCCATCGTCAGCGTCATGATGGAGGAGGAGATGCGTAAGTTTGTGGAGGTCACGCTGCGGAGGGAAATCATGGCCGCCATCAACTCCATCT GTCAACTCCCCGAGGAGGAGGAAGGCGAGCAAACTCAGAACGAGGAAGTGACCAGGGAGACTGACGACgacgatgatgatgacgatgatgtcgATGACGACGAGGATGACGTCCTGGACGACAGCAGCGAGGAGATGAGCGAAGAAGAGGAGCACAGTGAAGGTCACGACGGGAGTGACTCCGAGGAAGATGTTTACATCCCTgaggacgatgatgatgatgatgatgatgattatgaagACGTGGAGGAGGAAGATGAAGAGAATGAAATGGAGCTCACCGACATCTCATGa
- the zgc:92594 gene encoding E3 ubiquitin/ISG15 ligase TRIM25 isoform X1, whose translation MKRTYKRGNAVIKLAANQKKSTSASGPVKIKAGPWTLDLHCKWIAGLGPKVAADVPPPPPPPSAPPPDMASGHQVHSTVLQEELTCPVCLDVYRDPLLLPCGHNFCRKCLDRLRQETERSRFRCPECRDSHSCSMHLQRNFKLGNIADDFRSSNTAAAAKECVTWTGPKGSVPCDYCLPPASTASSSSSSASPEKGDMQEGGFGVAVKMCLKCEVSMCQEHVKPHLELPVFRDHLLTETICDFWKRKCPDHDEFYRYYCVDDKVFVCNSCTIEGRHQEHAVRTMKNTMKDMKQESLHKQLGKVVRKQALAKKRLQEQNQKDRQREKFLQDSEEHLAALRETLEGKVLGFMGRLMECTRTFCDANGTAISKNISRIHQDLDRLQEAQSGIQDLLQEKDPFCFIEASQTTGRRCTSLLRKNIFYPKYVDTETAIVSVMMEEEMRKFVEVTLRREIMAAINSICQLPEEEEGEQTQNEEVTRETDDDDDDDDDVDDDEDDVLDDSSEEMSEEEEHSEGHDGSDSEEDVYIPEDDDDDDDDDYEDVEEEDEENEMELTDIS comes from the exons gGGAACGCCGTCATCAAA CTCGCGGCTAACCAGAAGAAAAGCACTTCCGCTTCCGGTCCTGTCAAAATCAAAGCCGGACCTTGGACCTTGGACCTTCATTGCAAGTGGATCGCAGGACTGGGACCGAAAGTAG CAGCTgacgtgccccccccccccccccctccctccgcCCCTCCCCCCGACATGGCGTCAGGCCACCAGGTCCACTCCACCGTCCTGCAGGAGGAGCTCACCTGTCCGGTGTGCTTGGACGTCTACCGCGACCCCCTGCTGCTCCCGTGCGGCCACAACTTCTGCCGCAAGTGTCTGGATCGACTGCGGCAGGAAACGGAGCGCAGCCGCTTCCGCTGCCCGGAGTGCCGCGACAGCCACAGCTGCAGCATGCACCTGCAGAGGAACTTCAAGCTGGGCAACATCGCCGACGACTTCCGCTCCAGCAACACGGCGGCGGCCGCCAAAGAGTGCGTGACCTGGACGGGACCCAAAGGCTCCGTCCCGTGCGACTACTGCCTGCCTCCCGCCTCCACggcgtcctcctcctcctcctccgcctctCCTGAAAAGGGCGACATGCAAGAAGGCGGCTTCGGCGTGGCGGTGAAGATGTGCCTGAAGTGTGAGGTGTCCATGTGCCAGGAGCACGTCAAGCCTCACCTGGAGCTGCCCGTCTTCAGAGACCACCTGCTGACTGAAACCATCTGTGACTTCTGGAAGAGGAAGTGTCCCGACCACGACGAGTTCTACAG GTACTACTGCGTGGACGACAAGGTGTTTGTGTGCAACTCCTGCACCATCGAAGGTCGCCACCAGGAGCACGCCGTGAGGACCATGAAGAACACCATGAAGGACATGAAG CAGGAGTCGCTACACAAGCAGCTGGGCAAGGTGGTTCGGAAGCAGGCCTTGGCCAAGAAGAGGCTGCAGGAGCAGAACCAGAAGGACAGACAGAGAGAG AAGTTCCTGCAGGACTCCGAGGAGCATCTGGCGGCGCTGCGGGAGACGCTGGAGGGCAAGGTGTTGGGCTTCATGGGCCGGCTGATGGAGTGCACGCGCACGTTCTGTGACGCTAACGGCACCGCCATCTCCAAGAACATCTCCCGCATCCACCAGGACCTGGACCGACTCCAGGAGGCGCAAAGCGGCATCCAGGACCTTCTGCAGGAGAAAGACCCCTTCTGCTTCATCGAG GCCAGCCAGACCACAGGAAGGAG GTGCACCAGCCTGCTGAGGAAGAACATCTTCTACCCCAAGTACGTGGACACGGAGACCGCCATCGTCAGCGTCATGATGGAGGAGGAGATGCGTAAGTTTGTGGAGGTCACGCTGCGGAGGGAAATCATGGCCGCCATCAACTCCATCT GTCAACTCCCCGAGGAGGAGGAAGGCGAGCAAACTCAGAACGAGGAAGTGACCAGGGAGACTGACGACgacgatgatgatgacgatgatgtcgATGACGACGAGGATGACGTCCTGGACGACAGCAGCGAGGAGATGAGCGAAGAAGAGGAGCACAGTGAAGGTCACGACGGGAGTGACTCCGAGGAAGATGTTTACATCCCTgaggacgatgatgatgatgatgatgatgattatgaagACGTGGAGGAGGAAGATGAAGAGAATGAAATGGAGCTCACCGACATCTCATGa
- the zgc:92594 gene encoding E3 ubiquitin/ISG15 ligase TRIM25 isoform X6, whose amino-acid sequence MKRTYKRGNAVIKLAANQKKSTSASGPVKIKAGPWTLDLHCKWIAGLGPKVAADVPPPPPPPSAPPPDMASGHQVHSTVLQEELTCPVCLDVYRDPLLLPCGHNFCRKCLDRLRQETERSRFRCPECRDSHSCSMHLQRNFKLGNIADDFRSSNTAAAAKECVTWTGPKGSVPCDYCLPPASTASSSSSSASPEKGDMQEGGFGVAVKMCLKCEVSMCQEHVKPHLELPVFRDHLLTETICDFWKRKCPDHDEFYRYYCVDDKVFVCNSCTIEGRHQEHAVRTMKNTMKDMKQESLHKQLGKVVRKQALAKKRLQEQNQKDRQREKFLQDSEEHLAALRETLEGKVLGFMGRLMECTRTFCDANGTAISKNISRIHQDLDRLQEAQSGIQDLLQEKDPFCFIEASQTTGRRCTSLLRKNIFYPKYVDTETAIVSVMMEEEMRQLPEEEEGEQTQNEEVTRETDDDDDDDDDVDDDEDDVLDDSSEEMSEEEEHSEGHDGSDSEEDVYIPEDDDDDDDDDYEDVEEEDEENEMELTDIS is encoded by the exons gGGAACGCCGTCATCAAA CTCGCGGCTAACCAGAAGAAAAGCACTTCCGCTTCCGGTCCTGTCAAAATCAAAGCCGGACCTTGGACCTTGGACCTTCATTGCAAGTGGATCGCAGGACTGGGACCGAAAGTAG CAGCTgacgtgccccccccccccccccctccctccgcCCCTCCCCCCGACATGGCGTCAGGCCACCAGGTCCACTCCACCGTCCTGCAGGAGGAGCTCACCTGTCCGGTGTGCTTGGACGTCTACCGCGACCCCCTGCTGCTCCCGTGCGGCCACAACTTCTGCCGCAAGTGTCTGGATCGACTGCGGCAGGAAACGGAGCGCAGCCGCTTCCGCTGCCCGGAGTGCCGCGACAGCCACAGCTGCAGCATGCACCTGCAGAGGAACTTCAAGCTGGGCAACATCGCCGACGACTTCCGCTCCAGCAACACGGCGGCGGCCGCCAAAGAGTGCGTGACCTGGACGGGACCCAAAGGCTCCGTCCCGTGCGACTACTGCCTGCCTCCCGCCTCCACggcgtcctcctcctcctcctccgcctctCCTGAAAAGGGCGACATGCAAGAAGGCGGCTTCGGCGTGGCGGTGAAGATGTGCCTGAAGTGTGAGGTGTCCATGTGCCAGGAGCACGTCAAGCCTCACCTGGAGCTGCCCGTCTTCAGAGACCACCTGCTGACTGAAACCATCTGTGACTTCTGGAAGAGGAAGTGTCCCGACCACGACGAGTTCTACAG GTACTACTGCGTGGACGACAAGGTGTTTGTGTGCAACTCCTGCACCATCGAAGGTCGCCACCAGGAGCACGCCGTGAGGACCATGAAGAACACCATGAAGGACATGAAG CAGGAGTCGCTACACAAGCAGCTGGGCAAGGTGGTTCGGAAGCAGGCCTTGGCCAAGAAGAGGCTGCAGGAGCAGAACCAGAAGGACAGACAGAGAGAG AAGTTCCTGCAGGACTCCGAGGAGCATCTGGCGGCGCTGCGGGAGACGCTGGAGGGCAAGGTGTTGGGCTTCATGGGCCGGCTGATGGAGTGCACGCGCACGTTCTGTGACGCTAACGGCACCGCCATCTCCAAGAACATCTCCCGCATCCACCAGGACCTGGACCGACTCCAGGAGGCGCAAAGCGGCATCCAGGACCTTCTGCAGGAGAAAGACCCCTTCTGCTTCATCGAG GCCAGCCAGACCACAGGAAGGAG GTGCACCAGCCTGCTGAGGAAGAACATCTTCTACCCCAAGTACGTGGACACGGAGACCGCCATCGTCAGCGTCATGATGGAGGAGGAGATGC GTCAACTCCCCGAGGAGGAGGAAGGCGAGCAAACTCAGAACGAGGAAGTGACCAGGGAGACTGACGACgacgatgatgatgacgatgatgtcgATGACGACGAGGATGACGTCCTGGACGACAGCAGCGAGGAGATGAGCGAAGAAGAGGAGCACAGTGAAGGTCACGACGGGAGTGACTCCGAGGAAGATGTTTACATCCCTgaggacgatgatgatgatgatgatgatgattatgaagACGTGGAGGAGGAAGATGAAGAGAATGAAATGGAGCTCACCGACATCTCATGa
- the zgc:92594 gene encoding E3 ubiquitin/ISG15 ligase TRIM25 isoform X4: protein MKRTYKRGNAVIKLAANQKKSTSASGPVKIKAGPWTLDLHCKWIAGLGPKVAADVPPPPPPPSAPPPDMASGHQVHSTVLQEELTCPVCLDVYRDPLLLPCGHNFCRKCLDRLRQETERSRFRCPECRDSHSCSMHLQRNFKLGNIADDFRSSNTAAAAKECVTWTGPKGSVPCDYCLPPASTASSSSSSASPEKGDMQEGGFGVAVKMCLKCEVSMCQEHVKPHLELPVFRDHLLTETICDFWKRKCPDHDEFYRYYCVDDKVFVCNSCTIEGRHQEHAVRTMKNTMKDMKQESLHKQLGKVVRKQALAKKRLQEQNQKDRQREFLQDSEEHLAALRETLEGKVLGFMGRLMECTRTFCDANGTAISKNISRIHQDLDRLQEAQSGIQDLLQEKDPFCFIEASQTTGRRCTSLLRKNIFYPKYVDTETAIVSVMMEEEMRKFVEVTLRREIMAAINSICQLPEEEEGEQTQNEEVTRETDDDDDDDDDVDDDEDDVLDDSSEEMSEEEEHSEGHDGSDSEEDVYIPEDDDDDDDDDYEDVEEEDEENEMELTDIS, encoded by the exons gGGAACGCCGTCATCAAA CTCGCGGCTAACCAGAAGAAAAGCACTTCCGCTTCCGGTCCTGTCAAAATCAAAGCCGGACCTTGGACCTTGGACCTTCATTGCAAGTGGATCGCAGGACTGGGACCGAAAGTAG CAGCTgacgtgccccccccccccccccctccctccgcCCCTCCCCCCGACATGGCGTCAGGCCACCAGGTCCACTCCACCGTCCTGCAGGAGGAGCTCACCTGTCCGGTGTGCTTGGACGTCTACCGCGACCCCCTGCTGCTCCCGTGCGGCCACAACTTCTGCCGCAAGTGTCTGGATCGACTGCGGCAGGAAACGGAGCGCAGCCGCTTCCGCTGCCCGGAGTGCCGCGACAGCCACAGCTGCAGCATGCACCTGCAGAGGAACTTCAAGCTGGGCAACATCGCCGACGACTTCCGCTCCAGCAACACGGCGGCGGCCGCCAAAGAGTGCGTGACCTGGACGGGACCCAAAGGCTCCGTCCCGTGCGACTACTGCCTGCCTCCCGCCTCCACggcgtcctcctcctcctcctccgcctctCCTGAAAAGGGCGACATGCAAGAAGGCGGCTTCGGCGTGGCGGTGAAGATGTGCCTGAAGTGTGAGGTGTCCATGTGCCAGGAGCACGTCAAGCCTCACCTGGAGCTGCCCGTCTTCAGAGACCACCTGCTGACTGAAACCATCTGTGACTTCTGGAAGAGGAAGTGTCCCGACCACGACGAGTTCTACAG GTACTACTGCGTGGACGACAAGGTGTTTGTGTGCAACTCCTGCACCATCGAAGGTCGCCACCAGGAGCACGCCGTGAGGACCATGAAGAACACCATGAAGGACATGAAG CAGGAGTCGCTACACAAGCAGCTGGGCAAGGTGGTTCGGAAGCAGGCCTTGGCCAAGAAGAGGCTGCAGGAGCAGAACCAGAAGGACAGACAGAGAGAG TTCCTGCAGGACTCCGAGGAGCATCTGGCGGCGCTGCGGGAGACGCTGGAGGGCAAGGTGTTGGGCTTCATGGGCCGGCTGATGGAGTGCACGCGCACGTTCTGTGACGCTAACGGCACCGCCATCTCCAAGAACATCTCCCGCATCCACCAGGACCTGGACCGACTCCAGGAGGCGCAAAGCGGCATCCAGGACCTTCTGCAGGAGAAAGACCCCTTCTGCTTCATCGAG GCCAGCCAGACCACAGGAAGGAG GTGCACCAGCCTGCTGAGGAAGAACATCTTCTACCCCAAGTACGTGGACACGGAGACCGCCATCGTCAGCGTCATGATGGAGGAGGAGATGCGTAAGTTTGTGGAGGTCACGCTGCGGAGGGAAATCATGGCCGCCATCAACTCCATCT GTCAACTCCCCGAGGAGGAGGAAGGCGAGCAAACTCAGAACGAGGAAGTGACCAGGGAGACTGACGACgacgatgatgatgacgatgatgtcgATGACGACGAGGATGACGTCCTGGACGACAGCAGCGAGGAGATGAGCGAAGAAGAGGAGCACAGTGAAGGTCACGACGGGAGTGACTCCGAGGAAGATGTTTACATCCCTgaggacgatgatgatgatgatgatgatgattatgaagACGTGGAGGAGGAAGATGAAGAGAATGAAATGGAGCTCACCGACATCTCATGa